In the Limanda limanda chromosome 1, fLimLim1.1, whole genome shotgun sequence genome, one interval contains:
- the tpm2 gene encoding tropomyosin beta chain isoform X4, whose amino-acid sequence MEAIKKKMQMLKLDKENAIDRAEQAEGDKKGAEDKCKQLEEELLGLQKKLKGVEDELDKYSESLKDAQEKLEQAEKKAADAEAEVASLNRRIQLVEEELDRAQERLATALQKLEEAEKAADESERGMKVIENRASKDEEKMEIQEMQLKEAKHIAEEADTERPQVARKLVILEGDLERSEERAEVAEARVRELEEELRLMDQNMKSMMCGEDEYSQKEDKYEEEVKVLSDKLKEAETRAEFAERSVAKLEKTIDDLEESLAQAQEENLDMHQVLDQTLQELNNL is encoded by the exons ATGGAGGCCATCAAGAAGAAGATGCAGATGCTGAAGCTGGACAAGGAGAACGCCATCGACCGGGCGGAGCAGGCGGAGGGAGACAAGAAGGGAGCGGAGGACAAGTGCAAACAG ctggaggaggagctcctGGGTCTGCAGAAGAAGCTGAAGGGCGTCGAGGATGAGCTGGACAAATACTCTGAGTCGCTGAAGGACGCccaggagaagctggagcagGCGGAGAAGAAGGCAGCAGAC GCGGAGGCGGAGGTGGCGTCTCTCAACAGACGCAtccagctggtggaggaggagctggaccgAGCTCAGGAGCGCCTGGCCACCGCCctgcagaagctggaggaggcggagaaaGCTGCAGACGAGAGCGAGAG AGGAATGAAGGTCATCGAGAACCGAGCGTCCAAGGacgaggagaagatggagatcCAGGAGATGCAGCTGAAGGAGGCCAAGCACATCGCGGAGGAGGCGGACA CTGAACGTCCGCAGGTGGCGAGGAAGCTGGTGATCCTGGAGGGCGACCTGGAGCGCTCTGAGGAGCGGGCGGAGGTCGCTGAGGC ACGAgtgagggagctggaggaggagctccgCCTAATGGACCAGAACATGAAGTCCATGATGTGCGGAGAGGACGAG TACTCGCAAAAGGAGGATAAATACGAAGAGGAAGTCAAAGTTCTTTCTGACAAACTGAAAGAG GCTGAGACTCGTGCAGAGTTTGCAGAGAGATCTGTGGCCAAGCTGGAGAAGACCATCGACGACCTGGAAG AGAGCCTGGCCCAGGCCCAAGAGGAGAACCTGGACATGCACCAGGTTCTGGACCAAACTCTCCAGGAGCTCAACAACCTATGA
- the tpm2 gene encoding tropomyosin beta chain isoform X2, translating into MEAIKKKMQMLKLDKENAIDRAEQAEGDKKGAEDKCKQLEEELLGLQKKLKGVEDELDKYSESLKDAQEKLEQAEKKAADAEAEVASLNRRIQLVEEELDRAQERLATALQKLEEAEKAADESERGMKVIENRASKDEEKMEIQEMQLKEAKHIAEEADTERPQVARKLVILEGDLERSEERAEVAEAKSGDLEEELKNVTNNLKSLEAQAEKYSQKEDKYEEEVKVLSDKLKEAETRAEFAERSVAKLEKTIDDLEESLAQAQEENLDMHQVLDQTLQELNNL; encoded by the exons ATGGAGGCCATCAAGAAGAAGATGCAGATGCTGAAGCTGGACAAGGAGAACGCCATCGACCGGGCGGAGCAGGCGGAGGGAGACAAGAAGGGAGCGGAGGACAAGTGCAAACAG ctggaggaggagctcctGGGTCTGCAGAAGAAGCTGAAGGGCGTCGAGGATGAGCTGGACAAATACTCTGAGTCGCTGAAGGACGCccaggagaagctggagcagGCGGAGAAGAAGGCAGCAGAC GCGGAGGCGGAGGTGGCGTCTCTCAACAGACGCAtccagctggtggaggaggagctggaccgAGCTCAGGAGCGCCTGGCCACCGCCctgcagaagctggaggaggcggagaaaGCTGCAGACGAGAGCGAGAG AGGAATGAAGGTCATCGAGAACCGAGCGTCCAAGGacgaggagaagatggagatcCAGGAGATGCAGCTGAAGGAGGCCAAGCACATCGCGGAGGAGGCGGACA CTGAACGTCCGCAGGTGGCGAGGAAGCTGGTGATCCTGGAGGGCGACCTGGAGCGCTCTGAGGAGCGGGCGGAGGTCGCTGAGGC TAAATCAGGCGACCTTGAGGAGGAGTTGAAAAATGTCACCAACAACTTGAAGTCGCTGGAGGCGCAGGCTGAGAAG TACTCGCAAAAGGAGGATAAATACGAAGAGGAAGTCAAAGTTCTTTCTGACAAACTGAAAGAG GCTGAGACTCGTGCAGAGTTTGCAGAGAGATCTGTGGCCAAGCTGGAGAAGACCATCGACGACCTGGAAG AGAGCCTGGCCCAGGCCCAAGAGGAGAACCTGGACATGCACCAGGTTCTGGACCAAACTCTCCAGGAGCTCAACAACCTATGA
- the tpm2 gene encoding tropomyosin beta chain isoform X3, producing the protein MEAIKKKMQMLKLDKENAIDRAEQAEGDKKGAEDKCKQLEEELLGLQKKLKGVEDELDKYSESLKDAQEKLEQAEKKAADAEAEVASLNRRIQLVEEELDRAQERLATALQKLEEAEKAADESERGMKVIENRASKDEEKMEIQEMQLKEAKHIAEEADTERPQVARKLVILEGDLERSEERAEVAEARVRELEEELRLMDQNMKSMMCGEDEYSQKEDKYEEEVKVLSDKLKEAETRAEFAERSVAKLEKTIDDLEDEVYAQKLKGKALSEELDLALNDMTTL; encoded by the exons ATGGAGGCCATCAAGAAGAAGATGCAGATGCTGAAGCTGGACAAGGAGAACGCCATCGACCGGGCGGAGCAGGCGGAGGGAGACAAGAAGGGAGCGGAGGACAAGTGCAAACAG ctggaggaggagctcctGGGTCTGCAGAAGAAGCTGAAGGGCGTCGAGGATGAGCTGGACAAATACTCTGAGTCGCTGAAGGACGCccaggagaagctggagcagGCGGAGAAGAAGGCAGCAGAC GCGGAGGCGGAGGTGGCGTCTCTCAACAGACGCAtccagctggtggaggaggagctggaccgAGCTCAGGAGCGCCTGGCCACCGCCctgcagaagctggaggaggcggagaaaGCTGCAGACGAGAGCGAGAG AGGAATGAAGGTCATCGAGAACCGAGCGTCCAAGGacgaggagaagatggagatcCAGGAGATGCAGCTGAAGGAGGCCAAGCACATCGCGGAGGAGGCGGACA CTGAACGTCCGCAGGTGGCGAGGAAGCTGGTGATCCTGGAGGGCGACCTGGAGCGCTCTGAGGAGCGGGCGGAGGTCGCTGAGGC ACGAgtgagggagctggaggaggagctccgCCTAATGGACCAGAACATGAAGTCCATGATGTGCGGAGAGGACGAG TACTCGCAAAAGGAGGATAAATACGAAGAGGAAGTCAAAGTTCTTTCTGACAAACTGAAAGAG GCTGAGACTCGTGCAGAGTTTGCAGAGAGATCTGTGGCCAAGCTGGAGAAGACCATCGACGACCTGGAAG aTGAAGTGTACGCTCAGAAGCTGAAGGGGAAAGCTCTCAGTGAGGAGCTGGACTTGGCCCTGAACGATATGACCACACTCTAG
- the tpm2 gene encoding tropomyosin beta chain isoform X1 encodes MEAIKKKMQMLKLDKENAIDRAEQAEGDKKGAEDKCKQLEEELLGLQKKLKGVEDELDKYSESLKDAQEKLEQAEKKAADAEAEVASLNRRIQLVEEELDRAQERLATALQKLEEAEKAADESERGMKVIENRASKDEEKMEIQEMQLKEAKHIAEEADTERPQVARKLVILEGDLERSEERAEVAEAKSGDLEEELKNVTNNLKSLEAQAEKYSQKEDKYEEEVKVLSDKLKEAETRAEFAERSVAKLEKTIDDLEDEVYAQKLKGKALSEELDLALNDMTTL; translated from the exons ATGGAGGCCATCAAGAAGAAGATGCAGATGCTGAAGCTGGACAAGGAGAACGCCATCGACCGGGCGGAGCAGGCGGAGGGAGACAAGAAGGGAGCGGAGGACAAGTGCAAACAG ctggaggaggagctcctGGGTCTGCAGAAGAAGCTGAAGGGCGTCGAGGATGAGCTGGACAAATACTCTGAGTCGCTGAAGGACGCccaggagaagctggagcagGCGGAGAAGAAGGCAGCAGAC GCGGAGGCGGAGGTGGCGTCTCTCAACAGACGCAtccagctggtggaggaggagctggaccgAGCTCAGGAGCGCCTGGCCACCGCCctgcagaagctggaggaggcggagaaaGCTGCAGACGAGAGCGAGAG AGGAATGAAGGTCATCGAGAACCGAGCGTCCAAGGacgaggagaagatggagatcCAGGAGATGCAGCTGAAGGAGGCCAAGCACATCGCGGAGGAGGCGGACA CTGAACGTCCGCAGGTGGCGAGGAAGCTGGTGATCCTGGAGGGCGACCTGGAGCGCTCTGAGGAGCGGGCGGAGGTCGCTGAGGC TAAATCAGGCGACCTTGAGGAGGAGTTGAAAAATGTCACCAACAACTTGAAGTCGCTGGAGGCGCAGGCTGAGAAG TACTCGCAAAAGGAGGATAAATACGAAGAGGAAGTCAAAGTTCTTTCTGACAAACTGAAAGAG GCTGAGACTCGTGCAGAGTTTGCAGAGAGATCTGTGGCCAAGCTGGAGAAGACCATCGACGACCTGGAAG aTGAAGTGTACGCTCAGAAGCTGAAGGGGAAAGCTCTCAGTGAGGAGCTGGACTTGGCCCTGAACGATATGACCACACTCTAG
- the tpm2 gene encoding tropomyosin beta chain isoform X7: MAAFTSVDSVKRKIQNLQQDLDEAEDRAELLQDQRDTERQARDTAEAEVASLNRRIQLVEEELDRAQERLATALQKLEEAEKAADESERGMKVIENRASKDEEKMEIQEMQLKEAKHIAEEADTERPQVARKLVILEGDLERSEERAEVAEARVRELEEELRLMDQNMKSMMCGEDEYSQKEDKYEEEVKVLSDKLKEAETRAEFAERSVAKLEKTIDDLEESLAQAQEENLDMHQVLDQTLQELNNL; encoded by the exons ATGGCGGCCTTCACGTCCGTGGACTCGGTGAAGAGGAAGATCCAGAACCTGCAGCAGGACCTGGACGAAGCGGAGGACCGGgccgagctgctgcaggaccagAGGGACACCGAGAGACAGGCCCGGGACACG GCGGAGGCGGAGGTGGCGTCTCTCAACAGACGCAtccagctggtggaggaggagctggaccgAGCTCAGGAGCGCCTGGCCACCGCCctgcagaagctggaggaggcggagaaaGCTGCAGACGAGAGCGAGAG AGGAATGAAGGTCATCGAGAACCGAGCGTCCAAGGacgaggagaagatggagatcCAGGAGATGCAGCTGAAGGAGGCCAAGCACATCGCGGAGGAGGCGGACA CTGAACGTCCGCAGGTGGCGAGGAAGCTGGTGATCCTGGAGGGCGACCTGGAGCGCTCTGAGGAGCGGGCGGAGGTCGCTGAGGC ACGAgtgagggagctggaggaggagctccgCCTAATGGACCAGAACATGAAGTCCATGATGTGCGGAGAGGACGAG TACTCGCAAAAGGAGGATAAATACGAAGAGGAAGTCAAAGTTCTTTCTGACAAACTGAAAGAG GCTGAGACTCGTGCAGAGTTTGCAGAGAGATCTGTGGCCAAGCTGGAGAAGACCATCGACGACCTGGAAG AGAGCCTGGCCCAGGCCCAAGAGGAGAACCTGGACATGCACCAGGTTCTGGACCAAACTCTCCAGGAGCTCAACAACCTATGA
- the tpm2 gene encoding tropomyosin beta chain isoform X9, which yields MAAFTSVDSVKRKIQNLQQDLDEAEDRAELLQDQRDTERQARDTAEAEVASLNRRIQLVEEELDRAQERLATALQKLEEAEKAADESERGMKVIENRASKDEEKMEIQEMQLKEAKHIAEEADTERPQVARKLVILEGDLERSEERAEVAEARVRELEEELRLMDQNMKSMMCGEDEAETRAEFAERSVAKLEKTIDDLEESLAQAQEENLDMHQVLDQTLQELNNL from the exons ATGGCGGCCTTCACGTCCGTGGACTCGGTGAAGAGGAAGATCCAGAACCTGCAGCAGGACCTGGACGAAGCGGAGGACCGGgccgagctgctgcaggaccagAGGGACACCGAGAGACAGGCCCGGGACACG GCGGAGGCGGAGGTGGCGTCTCTCAACAGACGCAtccagctggtggaggaggagctggaccgAGCTCAGGAGCGCCTGGCCACCGCCctgcagaagctggaggaggcggagaaaGCTGCAGACGAGAGCGAGAG AGGAATGAAGGTCATCGAGAACCGAGCGTCCAAGGacgaggagaagatggagatcCAGGAGATGCAGCTGAAGGAGGCCAAGCACATCGCGGAGGAGGCGGACA CTGAACGTCCGCAGGTGGCGAGGAAGCTGGTGATCCTGGAGGGCGACCTGGAGCGCTCTGAGGAGCGGGCGGAGGTCGCTGAGGC ACGAgtgagggagctggaggaggagctccgCCTAATGGACCAGAACATGAAGTCCATGATGTGCGGAGAGGACGAG GCTGAGACTCGTGCAGAGTTTGCAGAGAGATCTGTGGCCAAGCTGGAGAAGACCATCGACGACCTGGAAG AGAGCCTGGCCCAGGCCCAAGAGGAGAACCTGGACATGCACCAGGTTCTGGACCAAACTCTCCAGGAGCTCAACAACCTATGA
- the tpm2 gene encoding tropomyosin beta chain isoform X8 translates to MAAFTSVDSVKRKIQNLQQDLDEAEDRAELLQDQRDTERQARDTAEAEVASLNRRIQLVEEELDRAQERLATALQKLEEAEKAADESERGMKVIENRASKDEEKMEIQEMQLKEAKHIAEEADTERPQVARKLVILEGDLERSEERAEVAEARVRELEEELRLMDQNMKSMMCGEDEYSQKEDKYEEEVKVLSDKLKEAETRAEFAERSVAKLEKTIDDLEDEVYAQKLKGKALSEELDLALNDMTTL, encoded by the exons ATGGCGGCCTTCACGTCCGTGGACTCGGTGAAGAGGAAGATCCAGAACCTGCAGCAGGACCTGGACGAAGCGGAGGACCGGgccgagctgctgcaggaccagAGGGACACCGAGAGACAGGCCCGGGACACG GCGGAGGCGGAGGTGGCGTCTCTCAACAGACGCAtccagctggtggaggaggagctggaccgAGCTCAGGAGCGCCTGGCCACCGCCctgcagaagctggaggaggcggagaaaGCTGCAGACGAGAGCGAGAG AGGAATGAAGGTCATCGAGAACCGAGCGTCCAAGGacgaggagaagatggagatcCAGGAGATGCAGCTGAAGGAGGCCAAGCACATCGCGGAGGAGGCGGACA CTGAACGTCCGCAGGTGGCGAGGAAGCTGGTGATCCTGGAGGGCGACCTGGAGCGCTCTGAGGAGCGGGCGGAGGTCGCTGAGGC ACGAgtgagggagctggaggaggagctccgCCTAATGGACCAGAACATGAAGTCCATGATGTGCGGAGAGGACGAG TACTCGCAAAAGGAGGATAAATACGAAGAGGAAGTCAAAGTTCTTTCTGACAAACTGAAAGAG GCTGAGACTCGTGCAGAGTTTGCAGAGAGATCTGTGGCCAAGCTGGAGAAGACCATCGACGACCTGGAAG aTGAAGTGTACGCTCAGAAGCTGAAGGGGAAAGCTCTCAGTGAGGAGCTGGACTTGGCCCTGAACGATATGACCACACTCTAG
- the tpm2 gene encoding tropomyosin beta chain isoform X6: MAAFTSVDSVKRKIQNLQQDLDEAEDRAELLQDQRDTERQARDTAEAEVASLNRRIQLVEEELDRAQERLATALQKLEEAEKAADESERGMKVIENRASKDEEKMEIQEMQLKEAKHIAEEADTERPQVARKLVILEGDLERSEERAEVAEAKSGDLEEELKNVTNNLKSLEAQAEKYSQKEDKYEEEVKVLSDKLKEAETRAEFAERSVAKLEKTIDDLEDEVYAQKLKGKALSEELDLALNDMTTL, from the exons ATGGCGGCCTTCACGTCCGTGGACTCGGTGAAGAGGAAGATCCAGAACCTGCAGCAGGACCTGGACGAAGCGGAGGACCGGgccgagctgctgcaggaccagAGGGACACCGAGAGACAGGCCCGGGACACG GCGGAGGCGGAGGTGGCGTCTCTCAACAGACGCAtccagctggtggaggaggagctggaccgAGCTCAGGAGCGCCTGGCCACCGCCctgcagaagctggaggaggcggagaaaGCTGCAGACGAGAGCGAGAG AGGAATGAAGGTCATCGAGAACCGAGCGTCCAAGGacgaggagaagatggagatcCAGGAGATGCAGCTGAAGGAGGCCAAGCACATCGCGGAGGAGGCGGACA CTGAACGTCCGCAGGTGGCGAGGAAGCTGGTGATCCTGGAGGGCGACCTGGAGCGCTCTGAGGAGCGGGCGGAGGTCGCTGAGGC TAAATCAGGCGACCTTGAGGAGGAGTTGAAAAATGTCACCAACAACTTGAAGTCGCTGGAGGCGCAGGCTGAGAAG TACTCGCAAAAGGAGGATAAATACGAAGAGGAAGTCAAAGTTCTTTCTGACAAACTGAAAGAG GCTGAGACTCGTGCAGAGTTTGCAGAGAGATCTGTGGCCAAGCTGGAGAAGACCATCGACGACCTGGAAG aTGAAGTGTACGCTCAGAAGCTGAAGGGGAAAGCTCTCAGTGAGGAGCTGGACTTGGCCCTGAACGATATGACCACACTCTAG
- the tpm2 gene encoding tropomyosin beta chain isoform X5, which translates to MAAFTSVDSVKRKIQNLQQDLDEAEDRAELLQDQRDTERQARDTAEAEVASLNRRIQLVEEELDRAQERLATALQKLEEAEKAADESERGMKVIENRASKDEEKMEIQEMQLKEAKHIAEEADTERPQVARKLVILEGDLERSEERAEVAEAKSGDLEEELKNVTNNLKSLEAQAEKYSQKEDKYEEEVKVLSDKLKEAETRAEFAERSVAKLEKTIDDLEESLAQAQEENLDMHQVLDQTLQELNNL; encoded by the exons ATGGCGGCCTTCACGTCCGTGGACTCGGTGAAGAGGAAGATCCAGAACCTGCAGCAGGACCTGGACGAAGCGGAGGACCGGgccgagctgctgcaggaccagAGGGACACCGAGAGACAGGCCCGGGACACG GCGGAGGCGGAGGTGGCGTCTCTCAACAGACGCAtccagctggtggaggaggagctggaccgAGCTCAGGAGCGCCTGGCCACCGCCctgcagaagctggaggaggcggagaaaGCTGCAGACGAGAGCGAGAG AGGAATGAAGGTCATCGAGAACCGAGCGTCCAAGGacgaggagaagatggagatcCAGGAGATGCAGCTGAAGGAGGCCAAGCACATCGCGGAGGAGGCGGACA CTGAACGTCCGCAGGTGGCGAGGAAGCTGGTGATCCTGGAGGGCGACCTGGAGCGCTCTGAGGAGCGGGCGGAGGTCGCTGAGGC TAAATCAGGCGACCTTGAGGAGGAGTTGAAAAATGTCACCAACAACTTGAAGTCGCTGGAGGCGCAGGCTGAGAAG TACTCGCAAAAGGAGGATAAATACGAAGAGGAAGTCAAAGTTCTTTCTGACAAACTGAAAGAG GCTGAGACTCGTGCAGAGTTTGCAGAGAGATCTGTGGCCAAGCTGGAGAAGACCATCGACGACCTGGAAG AGAGCCTGGCCCAGGCCCAAGAGGAGAACCTGGACATGCACCAGGTTCTGGACCAAACTCTCCAGGAGCTCAACAACCTATGA